One Niabella beijingensis DNA window includes the following coding sequences:
- a CDS encoding DUF4194 domain-containing protein has translation MAEKIHTFTPVFIKLLKGPVEYLEKSTWQKLLQYKAELIVFLQRLGLTLVLDEQDGYAYIKHAISEEDAASVSWVQRRALAYDESVMLVLLRDMMAEFEVGEATQRELIKKRREIKEYAELFFKENASRVKMLKDIDRLIERAVENGFLERSGTHEAPDEQKFRIKKLIKARVDSEVLEDFKQQLTAHAAKRIQHG, from the coding sequence ATGGCTGAAAAAATACACACGTTTACCCCCGTTTTTATCAAACTGCTGAAAGGCCCCGTGGAGTACCTGGAAAAGAGTACCTGGCAAAAACTACTGCAATATAAAGCAGAGTTGATTGTCTTTCTGCAGCGGCTTGGATTAACGCTCGTGCTGGATGAGCAGGATGGCTATGCCTATATAAAGCATGCTATTTCCGAAGAAGATGCTGCCAGCGTAAGTTGGGTACAGCGCCGGGCACTGGCCTATGATGAAAGCGTGATGCTGGTGTTGCTGCGCGATATGATGGCAGAATTTGAAGTGGGAGAGGCCACCCAGCGGGAATTGATCAAAAAGCGGAGAGAGATAAAAGAATATGCCGAATTGTTCTTTAAAGAAAATGCCAGCAGGGTAAAAATGCTGAAGGACATCGACCGGCTCATTGAGCGCGCCGTGGAGAACGGATTCCTGGAACGTTCCGGAACACATGAGGCGCCGGATGAACAAAAGTTCCGGATCAAGAAATTGATCAAGGCCCGGGTAGACAGTGAAGTTTTAGAAGATTTTAAACAGCAATTGACAGCACATGCAGCTAAACGTATTCAGCACGGATAA
- a CDS encoding response regulator has translation MKTILLIEDNDDIRSNTAEILELSNYKVVTAADGKEGVEKAIATVPDLIICDIMIPVLDGYGVLHAVHRNAGLKNIPFIFLTAKTERSDFRKGMELGADDYITKPFSGTELLNAVDGRLKKMEFLKKEFASGLEGLQQLLEVTDSKTALASLTADRNINRYKKKQRIYSEGNHPARLYYVLSGKVKSYRTNDDGKELTTELYSAGDFLGYIALLEGTVYKDTAEALEDAELAVIPREDFTELISSNRLVAQQFIRLLAGNISAREEQLLGLAYNSLRKKVADALLLLEKKYRQEGAAPFAISISREGLAAIAGTATESLIRTLSDFRSEKLIDIREGNIVILNREKLENLLN, from the coding sequence ATGAAAACGATCTTACTGATTGAAGATAATGATGACATCCGGTCGAACACGGCCGAAATACTGGAATTGTCGAACTACAAGGTGGTCACCGCAGCTGACGGAAAAGAGGGCGTGGAAAAGGCCATTGCAACGGTTCCTGATCTGATCATCTGTGATATTATGATACCGGTGCTGGATGGCTATGGTGTACTGCATGCCGTGCACCGGAATGCCGGTTTAAAAAATATCCCGTTTATTTTTCTTACAGCAAAAACAGAACGCAGCGATTTTCGCAAAGGGATGGAATTGGGGGCGGATGATTATATTACAAAACCCTTCAGCGGAACAGAATTGCTGAACGCAGTGGACGGACGGCTGAAAAAAATGGAATTCCTGAAAAAAGAATTTGCGTCCGGATTGGAAGGGCTGCAGCAGCTGCTGGAAGTGACGGATAGCAAAACAGCGCTCGCGTCGCTGACAGCGGACCGGAACATCAACCGGTACAAAAAGAAGCAACGTATCTATTCCGAGGGCAATCATCCCGCCCGGCTTTATTATGTGCTCAGCGGCAAAGTGAAATCGTACCGCACGAATGACGACGGAAAGGAGCTGACCACCGAGCTCTACAGTGCCGGCGATTTCCTGGGATATATTGCGCTTCTTGAAGGAACGGTGTATAAAGACACCGCGGAAGCACTGGAAGATGCGGAGCTGGCCGTGATTCCCCGGGAAGATTTTACGGAACTGATCTCCAGTAACCGGTTGGTGGCACAGCAGTTTATCCGGCTGCTTGCCGGGAATATTTCCGCAAGGGAGGAACAATTGCTCGGACTGGCCTATAACTCCCTCCGAAAAAAGGTGGCGGATGCCCTGCTTTTGCTTGAAAAGAAATACCGGCAGGAGGGCGCCGCCCCATTTGCTATTTCCATCAGCAGGGAAGGACTGGCTGCTATTGCCGGTACAGCCACAGAATCGCTGATCCGGACATTGAGCGATTTCAGAAGTGAAAAACTTATTGATATCCGGGAAGGAAATATCGTCATCCTTAACCGGGAAAAACTGGAAAACCTGTTGAATTGA
- a CDS encoding ATP-binding protein has protein sequence MQLNVFSTDNEKSGFRLQYMEVFNWGTFDEQIHTIVPGGETSLLTGSNGSGKTTFVDALLTLIVPEKKYRFYNQSSGSEKKGDRTEETYVLGGYGTINSESGVTKALYLRENREEAYSILLANFTNEALQEVTLFQVRYFNNGDMKRMFGIAHKSLHIEEDFKPFDLGNAWKRRLDQQYNKGSRKQVEWFDAASKYAHRLVDVLGMQSIQALTLFNQTVGIKVLGNLDDFIRTHMLEPRDMESLFQELKKHLATLLDAQRNIEKAEEQIRLLQPIQEHYTGFKSLQARQQEVQKALQTAAAWKGYTQDQLLQQALETARDAINALEEKTAAAKTGIDALHEEERITRNQIDQNQAGQRLKQLEQDLQALQTRRREAEDNLALFTEWCATLHLEDKIASDEEAYKRMLKEAGHSAQRLEKENRLNESDDFDAKNQHKRAGEAKNKLEEELNILLHNKSNIPSYLVQVRRQLCAALKLDTAALPFAGELMQVGPEEQRWQPAIEKLLYGFSLRLLVPDQHYKKVTRYLNQTNTGTRLVYYRVLDTLQMIAEEDTVYHKLDFHPEHPLSGWVQQEVIRQFSYTCLEDEKTMERYDKAITINGLIKNRDRHEKDDRPGSNDAGRYVMGWNNESKKEALIRERNKLTDELSNAAEIIERCRNRAVRLQKQFYALNRLQEHSGFAVLDVAGIQRGIHKTEEQLKALGKSNNQLQELTTQLEAITRQRRDVQQQWELAAQEKTTLQNRAAAMEQQREQLQLLLQHITETDKEALLQFQQAHALVLAEVTLENIETVYTRFKTELENETQEVQRLLHKEETCLNRSISQIKNPSPALLQRFPDWHGDVQFLPEEAAHAEEFKEWLDKLTSENLPRYRRDFENFVNDTITYKIGGLNEEMEKWEREINNSVNKLNQSLGGINFNKLPDTYIQLGKRKVQDATVNAFRNALLDALPQAANWQQSSFEDKAQHFRQKVQPLIDSLDESETYRARVMDVRNWFEFWADEKYRNTGELKKTYRQMGQLSGGEKAQLTYTILCSAIAYQFGITREGKNSRSLRFIAVDESFSNQDEDKATYLMELCKQLHLQLLVVTPSDKIQIVQDYIAHVHLAQRVNNRHSIMYNMTIKELQKQMKKAS, from the coding sequence ATGCAGCTAAACGTATTCAGCACGGATAATGAAAAGAGCGGCTTCCGTTTACAATATATGGAGGTTTTTAACTGGGGAACGTTTGATGAACAGATCCATACTATCGTTCCCGGCGGCGAGACCAGCCTGCTTACCGGATCGAACGGAAGCGGGAAGACCACCTTTGTAGATGCCCTGTTAACATTGATCGTACCGGAAAAAAAATACCGGTTCTATAACCAGAGCAGCGGCAGTGAAAAAAAAGGCGACCGTACGGAGGAAACCTATGTATTGGGCGGCTATGGTACCATCAACAGCGAAAGCGGGGTTACAAAGGCCCTGTACCTCCGGGAGAACCGGGAAGAAGCGTACAGTATCCTGCTGGCGAATTTCACCAATGAGGCATTGCAGGAAGTGACCTTGTTCCAGGTGCGGTATTTTAATAATGGGGATATGAAACGGATGTTTGGCATCGCTCATAAAAGTCTGCATATAGAAGAAGATTTCAAACCATTTGATCTGGGCAATGCCTGGAAACGAAGACTGGATCAGCAATACAACAAAGGAAGCCGGAAGCAGGTGGAGTGGTTTGATGCCGCCAGCAAATATGCCCATCGCCTGGTGGATGTGCTGGGTATGCAGAGCATCCAGGCACTGACCCTGTTTAACCAGACAGTGGGTATCAAAGTGCTGGGAAACCTGGATGATTTTATCCGCACGCACATGCTGGAGCCGCGCGATATGGAATCGCTGTTCCAGGAACTGAAAAAACACCTGGCTACCTTACTGGATGCCCAGCGGAATATTGAAAAAGCAGAAGAGCAGATCCGCCTGCTGCAACCCATACAGGAGCATTATACGGGATTTAAAAGCTTGCAGGCGCGGCAGCAGGAAGTACAGAAAGCGCTGCAAACCGCAGCGGCCTGGAAGGGGTATACCCAGGATCAATTGTTACAACAGGCGCTGGAAACCGCCCGCGATGCTATTAACGCGCTCGAAGAAAAAACGGCAGCAGCCAAAACAGGCATTGACGCCCTGCATGAAGAGGAACGCATTACCCGGAACCAGATCGATCAGAACCAGGCAGGGCAACGCCTGAAACAACTGGAACAGGACCTGCAGGCATTACAAACCAGAAGGAGGGAGGCCGAAGACAACCTGGCCTTATTTACAGAATGGTGTGCCACATTGCACCTGGAAGATAAAATTGCCTCGGATGAAGAAGCATATAAACGGATGCTGAAGGAAGCCGGTCATTCGGCACAACGGCTCGAAAAAGAAAACCGGCTGAATGAATCGGATGACTTCGATGCAAAGAATCAGCATAAAAGAGCCGGAGAAGCAAAGAATAAACTGGAAGAGGAACTGAATATCCTGCTTCACAACAAAAGTAATATCCCTTCCTATCTGGTACAGGTACGCAGACAGCTGTGCGCTGCGCTGAAGCTGGATACCGCAGCACTGCCCTTTGCGGGTGAGCTGATGCAGGTGGGCCCGGAGGAACAGCGCTGGCAACCGGCAATTGAAAAATTATTATATGGATTTTCACTTCGCTTACTGGTGCCGGATCAGCATTATAAAAAGGTTACCCGCTATCTGAACCAGACCAATACCGGCACACGACTGGTCTATTACCGTGTACTGGATACCCTGCAGATGATCGCGGAGGAGGATACGGTATATCATAAGCTCGACTTCCATCCGGAGCATCCGCTTTCCGGTTGGGTGCAGCAGGAGGTGATCCGGCAGTTTTCCTATACCTGTCTGGAAGATGAAAAAACAATGGAACGTTATGACAAAGCCATTACCATAAACGGATTGATCAAGAACCGCGACCGGCATGAAAAGGACGACCGGCCGGGCAGTAACGATGCCGGGCGGTATGTAATGGGCTGGAACAATGAAAGCAAGAAAGAGGCACTGATCCGCGAACGGAATAAATTAACCGATGAACTTTCCAATGCTGCTGAAATCATTGAGCGGTGCCGCAACCGCGCCGTCCGGCTGCAAAAACAATTTTACGCATTGAACCGTTTGCAGGAGCATAGCGGTTTTGCAGTACTGGATGTAGCGGGTATCCAGCGCGGCATCCATAAAACAGAAGAGCAGCTGAAGGCCCTGGGTAAAAGCAATAACCAATTACAGGAGCTGACGACCCAGCTGGAAGCAATCACCCGGCAGCGCCGCGACGTGCAGCAGCAATGGGAGCTGGCGGCACAGGAGAAAACAACCCTGCAAAACAGGGCAGCTGCAATGGAACAGCAACGGGAACAACTGCAACTATTATTGCAGCATATTACCGAAACGGATAAAGAGGCGCTGCTCCAGTTTCAGCAGGCACATGCCCTGGTACTGGCAGAAGTGACCCTGGAGAATATCGAAACCGTATATACCCGGTTTAAAACAGAACTGGAGAATGAAACGCAGGAGGTCCAGCGCTTATTACATAAAGAAGAAACCTGTTTAAACCGCAGCATCAGCCAGATCAAAAATCCGTCGCCTGCATTATTACAGCGTTTCCCCGATTGGCATGGCGATGTGCAGTTCCTGCCGGAAGAGGCAGCACATGCGGAAGAGTTTAAAGAATGGCTGGATAAACTCACGAGTGAGAACCTTCCCAGGTACCGCCGTGATTTTGAAAATTTTGTGAACGATACCATTACCTATAAGATCGGTGGCCTGAATGAAGAGATGGAAAAATGGGAACGGGAGATCAACAATAGTGTCAACAAGCTGAACCAGTCGCTGGGCGGGATCAATTTTAACAAGTTGCCGGATACCTATATCCAGCTGGGAAAAAGAAAGGTACAGGATGCTACGGTAAATGCTTTTCGTAATGCTTTACTGGACGCATTACCGCAGGCCGCCAACTGGCAGCAAAGCAGCTTTGAAGACAAAGCCCAGCATTTTCGGCAGAAGGTTCAGCCGCTGATCGACAGTCTGGATGAAAGCGAAACTTACCGGGCAAGGGTAATGGATGTACGTAACTGGTTTGAGTTCTGGGCGGATGAGAAATACCGGAATACCGGCGAGCTCAAGAAGACCTATCGCCAGATGGGACAATTGTCCGGCGGGGAAAAAGCGCAGCTTACCTACACCATTCTTTGTAGTGCCATCGCCTACCAGTTTGGTATTACACGTGAAGGAAAAAACAGCCGCAGCCTGCGTTTTATAGCAGTGGATGAAAGCTTCAGCAACCAGGATGAGGATAAAGCAACCTACCTGATGGAGCTATGTAAACAATTGCATTTGCAGTTGCTGGTCGTGACCCCCAGTGATAAGATCCAGATCGTGCAGGATTATATAGCCCATGTGCACCTGGCGCAACGCGTGAACAACCGGCACAGCATCATGTATAATATGACCATCAAAGAGCTGCAGAAGCAGATGAAGAAGGCTTCCTGA
- a CDS encoding DUF3375 domain-containing protein, whose protein sequence is MTSEQIAFLINSSPALQMLRLRNAGWVLPFLYTVFKESRRMVIREDQLVPLLAETLGAHADGTEDWEEARIDFGEDEESRSRKYLLNWVQKRILQDFPDTEGNTNYQLSAHTEKVFQWMQNLQLGQHHVGTESRFKMLFSSLRDMVENTEDDRERKLQILKDRKAEIDKEIRALEMGVAPQRYNNAQVQERMDLFIKLCYELIGDFREVEDNFKQIHRSIVEQHTRAEQNKGAIVGFAFESYDALRGSNQGKSFYAFWDFLISRSGQEEWRQLTEQLLLLLEDRQLEADTDFLQNIKSFLLEQGRSVYDANDKMAEKLSRIITEKEIARHRRLRQQIGGIKELIFDLMEEEQVTAGLVLDDPSDIKMVMDRALTLEAKKTAGALKQPAPAVEKIADIDRFNRLLNTSFIDKKQLWKKVEQVLEQKQTATLKEIIEATELKHGLAEVISYYSFLKEKSKKVQVVGNAVELIPLNSNADKFVEVPYLLFSK, encoded by the coding sequence ATGACAAGCGAGCAAATTGCATTTTTAATCAATTCTTCACCGGCGCTGCAAATGTTACGGTTGCGTAATGCAGGCTGGGTATTACCATTTTTATATACCGTTTTTAAAGAGAGCCGCCGGATGGTGATCCGGGAGGATCAGCTGGTGCCATTGCTGGCGGAGACCCTGGGAGCACATGCGGACGGCACAGAGGACTGGGAAGAAGCGCGGATCGATTTTGGAGAAGATGAAGAGAGCCGGAGCCGTAAGTACCTGCTCAACTGGGTGCAAAAGCGGATCCTTCAGGACTTTCCCGATACGGAAGGAAATACGAATTACCAGCTAAGCGCGCATACCGAAAAAGTATTTCAATGGATGCAGAACCTGCAGCTGGGACAGCACCACGTGGGAACCGAAAGCCGTTTTAAAATGCTGTTTTCTTCCCTGCGCGATATGGTGGAAAACACTGAGGATGACCGGGAGCGCAAACTTCAAATATTAAAAGACCGCAAGGCAGAAATCGACAAGGAGATCAGGGCCCTGGAAATGGGCGTGGCGCCACAGCGGTACAACAATGCGCAGGTACAGGAGCGGATGGACCTGTTCATCAAACTCTGTTATGAACTGATCGGCGATTTCAGGGAGGTAGAGGATAATTTTAAACAGATCCACCGCAGTATTGTGGAGCAACACACACGTGCCGAACAGAATAAAGGAGCGATCGTAGGTTTTGCTTTTGAGTCGTACGATGCATTGCGCGGCAGCAACCAGGGAAAAAGCTTTTATGCTTTCTGGGATTTCCTGATCTCCCGCAGCGGACAGGAGGAATGGCGGCAGCTTACCGAACAATTGCTGCTGCTGCTCGAAGACCGCCAGCTGGAGGCAGATACGGATTTCCTGCAAAATATCAAATCGTTCCTGCTGGAGCAGGGCCGGTCGGTTTATGATGCCAATGATAAAATGGCGGAAAAGCTCAGCCGCATCATTACCGAAAAGGAAATTGCCCGTCACCGGCGGTTGCGCCAGCAGATCGGCGGCATTAAGGAACTGATCTTTGACCTGATGGAGGAAGAGCAGGTAACCGCAGGCCTGGTGCTCGACGATCCGTCAGATATAAAAATGGTAATGGACCGCGCGCTGACACTGGAGGCAAAGAAAACGGCCGGCGCTTTGAAACAGCCCGCGCCTGCTGTGGAAAAGATTGCAGACATCGACCGGTTTAACCGGCTGCTGAACACCAGCTTTATCGACAAAAAGCAACTCTGGAAAAAAGTAGAGCAGGTGCTGGAACAGAAGCAAACGGCTACATTAAAAGAGATCATTGAAGCCACGGAACTGAAGCATGGCCTGGCGGAGGTGATCAGTTATTATAGTTTTTTAAAGGAAAAATCAAAAAAGGTACAGGTAGTGGGCAATGCGGTAGAGCTGATTCCGCTGAACAGCAATGCCGATAAATTTGTGGAAGTACCTTATTTGTTATTTAGTAAATAG